The genomic window tgagtatattataaatacaatgaaattaagttaaaatacattgtataaaaaataacaaaaaagacttacaacttgaggttattcctaaacattttcacaaaacattttttttttttttttttttttttttaactcccagtatatttacaatctgtcacaTATATAATATTGAAGGACAATAAGTAAATGGTCGGATATTTACATTGGACATGTAGGAAATATTTCCAGTGAATTATTTCCTTTACATAattaacctatttatttaaaaccgttatttgtttgttattctgAGTACACTTAGTTAAACCTGCTTATCAGGTCcgttggtttaaatttttttaagcggCGCACCTCACCTACTGTGTTAAATAGATCACTCGCGAGGGGGTTCACATGCGTATTTGCTCTATCCCGATATTTTTCACTATGTCGTTTTATTTCACTTTTGATGGTGGGGATTTCCAAGTCTCTTTCTATTGCTgtatttggcacgtaccaaggggcattgactattattcttaaaaccttattttggaacctttgaagtatttctaagtttgaatttgacgctgtgccccatagctggattccatatgtccagattggatATATAATACAAAACATAGTATATATATAATTCTTATTCTAATGTTATCCAAATAGtaatgttttaattttcaaaaattcgatttaataatttagtttttaattttgattaatgccagaaagacactcgaataatgtcaaaaagacacaaaaatctgtttattttattttaagttgaaaagttagtattagattatttaattagtaatcaaaatatcaaaaactactacatattttaaattatagaggatataactagatatttatatgcattagtagtttattttattttaagttgaaaagttagtattagattatttagtgagtaattaaaaactattatatattttaaattatagaggatataacatatatttagtttgccaattatggttttgttaataaattaaagtgttgccaaatttgaagattaaatttataaaatttagtcGAGGAATTTAATGTTCTTGATTTAAAACATCATTTAtcataagataaaatataattatagatgttgcttagtttatttatatcagttcttttattcacacattgatatttatttatgcatACCATTTCTAGGAATTCCCTTTTATTTAGTTGGTTTTCATGTTTTAATACCGTTGTTTCATTGAAATTGAAAGAATGATTTTTACTTATGGCATGATCCACTAatgcacatgtatttttgttGTTTCTGAGATCGCTTTTATGTGATGTTAGTCTACCTATTAAATTCCTGGATGTGTGTCCGATGTATGATTTATCACAATTTTGGCATGGTATCTTGTATACTACATTTGAGTTTTCCATGATACCAATAGGtgttttagtttttgtatatAATGTTGCTAatgattttatatttttagttgcAACTTTAATTTGTGGGTAGTTAGCAAATACTTTAGTTAATTTGGGTGTTAATATTGGTATGTATGGTAGTGATGTGTAAGTAAATTGGGATTGTGAAATTTGGTGATTAGGTTCTGTTGTTTTATTCATATCAATtattctattattatattatatatatatatatatatatatatatatatatatatatatatacatatatatatatatacatatatatatatatatatatatatatatatatatatatatatatatatatatatatatatatagggtgaggcagataactggcctattagaaatatttagagaactaaaggcaacagaatcatgaaaattggaatgaaggggttttaaagggtgatctatttaatgaaaatattttcatcaatttgccacttccggttataccggaagttgcttaaaatttcgtttttttaaatgggacaccctgtatatttttacatttttagattctactcgatgtcttctttcttaagatatgcggttttgtaatgttatacagggtagtttaaaagctaattacgtttttttattaatttcgtagcaactttcacaccctgtagaattgtagtagttgaatatcaaaaactctatttatgttaaaatgatttttaatatagtctactattattaaaaattattagtatagctaaatgttaaattttagtatacagggttggtcgaaactcggaatgaagattttctgaattttcttaaatggaacaccctgtattttagtattgcaatgaaaagacattttatgttacttttttatttcttaagcattccctatacctaaatgctttcaTTTGTGCCTAATTGTTAATCTgccaagaatgttaactacgtaggtattttgatagctcaaccattattggcaattttaaagatcagtctagattaatatgtatttatttccgaaaaattatttgtgattgaatattttcacggccaacctaataaaatttcacgtattttttgttgaagttaatgtttggtttgaatcaccaataactcacaaattaaagcagttaggtatagggaatgcttaagaaataaaaaagtagcataaaatatcatttcattacaataataaaatatagggtgttccatttaagaaaactcagaaaatactctttccgagtttcgaccaaccctgtatagtacaattcaacattatctatactaacaatttttaacaatagtagactatattaaaaatcatttgaacataaatagagtttttgatgtcaaactactacaattctacagggtgtgaatgttgctaggaaattaagaaaagaaacgtaattatctcttaaactaccctgtataacattacaaaacctcatattttaagaaagaagacatccaggagaatccaaaaatgtaaaaatatacaggatgttccatttaaaaaaacgaagttataagccacttccggtataaccggaagtagcaaatcgatgaaaatattttcattaaagagaccactcttcaaaaccccttcattccaattttcatgattctgtttcttttagttctcgagatatttctaataggacttttatctgcctcaccctgtatatatatatatatatatatatatatatatatatatatatatatataaaaaacaaaatatgcacaagatggaatgcaaccatagacacgtgtttctgacttattagtcgtcatcagtatgatatagctaaacaggagcaatgcaaccaatttgtggctgtaatgttagaagaccctcaggattcgagagcaacaactaacaaatccacggaggaagctacagccacctgaggcaaggaatgccaaacgtttagaacgttttaaacaatcaaacaaggagaggttagcgcgagttaatagatatcggcatggcccGCAACAAgcatgaaaaacaaaatatgcacaagatggaatgcaaccatagacacgtgtttctgacttattagtcgtcatcagtatgatatagctaaacaggatcaatgcaaccaatttgtggctgtaatgttagaagaccctcaggattcgagagcaacaactaacaaatccacggaggaagctacagccacctgaggcaaggaatgccaaacgtttagaacgttttaaacaatcaaacaaccaaaaacgttctaaacgttctaaacgtttggcattccttgcctcaggtggctgtagcttcctccgtggatttgttagttgttgctctcgaatcctgagggtcttctaacattacagccacaaattggttgcattgctcctgtttagctatatcatactgatgacgactaataagtcagaaacacgtgtctatgattgcattccatcttgtgcatattttgtttttcatgcTTGTTGCgggccatgccgatatctattaactcgcgctaacctctccttgtttgattgtttaaaacgttctaaacgtttggcattccttgcctcaggtggctgtagcttcctccgtggatttgttagttgttgctctcgaatcctgagggtcttctaacattacagccacaaattggttgcattgctcctgtttagctatatcatactgatgacgactaataagtcagaaacacgtgtctatggttgcattccatcttgtgcatattttgtttttcatgcTTGTTGCgggccatgccgatatctattaactcgcgctaacctctccttgtttgatatatatatatatatatatatatatatatatatatatatatatatatatatatatactgatAAATGACACGTAACGGAGCCCGAAGACAAACGGGCAGTTTCAGAGCCCTGCACTTCCTATTGGTTACGGCGTGTATACTTTGTACCTATCGCCTTAAAATCACTTAAAACCTATAGAGGGGAAAGCAGAGGGGTAAAGTTTTTTCCGTAGAATTGTCGTTAGAAACGAATTTCACCTTTTGAAGCCCAAAAGATATTACTTGAACCTTTAGAAGCCCACTGTTTAAAAATCTATATACTATTGCAACGTTTTAAAGCCTAGCGGTGTTGCCAGGTTACTGATACTATTAATAGTACATCTATTTTTAGACTCAAGGTTATATTTGAATATTGTCCATTATTATTATCAGTGTTATAGGAGAAGAACCGGGCTTCTCACAGTTGCATTCGTGTTGTTTGCTTTTATATGGTAGTATTACTACTTTGATATTGGGAATaaagtaagtatatttttactatttattttaaacgattttttcaGTTTAATATGGACTGAATCGTATTATAACGAATATAGATTATAGAGGCTCTCTATCAGATTATCAAACATTGCTTAGGAACTATTGCTCATCTACGGAAGATGATGAGAGAAGGTTAATAAAACTCTTATACAGTGTATTTACATAAGTTTTAGCATACAGgggaaaatatttattataattaagagaaaaaatcattttccatcaagattttatcaatattatactaGTTTTGCCTGTGAATGTGATTATTGCTGAAagtaaagtacatttattttcgacaatattaaaaatcattaTAAAGAAAAGGGGTTTAGAATTGAATATATtgtttatttacataaaaaaagttaaaataatttttatttttttgtcatttactttgcgataaacttttaaaatataagtttGTACCTACCTACattaatgtataataaatatgggAATATTGTTTatgtttgaaaaggtagaactaCAAGCAGCATTAACTACATAAGGAAGATAAAATTCACCTAATCATCATGGCCTATGAATGAATACTTTGGATgtttttctcattatatatttgTTATAATCTGACCTTGACTCCAATTGATTGACTTGCTCTTTTCCAGAATAAATTAACCTCCATCAGTCATGAAAAAACGAACGGAAAAAATACTAAATCTGACGCGGCGTGACGAGAGTAATCTACTTTTTTTACCAGATTACGAGACAACAAAGGGTTTacaaacatattataaaaataaagcatTAACCCATCTAAGTTTGACAGCTGCTGCAAAAGGTGAGCTAAAAGATGTCTATGATTTTGAAGATCATGAAGAAAAAGATGTACAGCTAGTTAAGAGACACAATATTGAGAAATCcaatgaagaaataaataaaaaaatagttgtATTGGAAGATCAACAAATAAGACCGCAACCAGACCACACCAGTGAGAAAATTTTAGAAGCGTACTCTCCTCTTAGACATGTACCTCGAAGAcaaagacccaataaagaaatggagaaaaaaatagttatattGGAAGATCTACAAATACTACCACCATCAGACATCACCAGTAAGGACATTTTAGGAGCGTACTCTCCTCTAAGAAATGTAACTCGAAGACAAAGAGAACCGTCAGAAGAATCTAAAGAAAACTATGATATTGATGAAATGGAAGAACCTTCTCGATCTTCTGGGAGTGAGTATCTACCTTCAAGCGATGATGAGGAAAATGAAGAATTTCCGCTTATACGTTATGAAAGAATTAGTAAAGCTGAAGGTAAAagtaccaaaaaaacaaaaaaatatataagcaACAATTATTCTTACAAGTCTAATGAAATATCCACAACTACTACCTTGCTTGATCAAAATTTAAAACCAAAAGAAGAAAGCTTTGAATTAGAAACTACAAGTAAGCACGTAGACCCTTTTATAGTTAACTTCGGTAAATTTGTAGGACCCTCTCATGTTAAAGTTGAGTCACACTTCAGTCGTTCACAAGACAAAAAAACAACATGTCCGTATTGCTTGGACGATGTAACCCATTTTGCACGACACTTGATTAGAAGACATTGTGATCAAGGTGCTGTTAAGGAATTTTCGTCATTTCCTCCAAATTACCACAAAAGAAAATTATTGTTAGATGCTATTCGCCGTCAGGGAAATTTTGTTAGTTCCTTATCAACTAATAATATAAGACCTGTACGAAGACCCAAGGAACTGAAGATGTAGATACATCATTATTTGTTTCTTGCCCCGATTGCATGGGATTCTTTAGAAGAACGTATTTAAGAAGACATAGAAAGCAATGTCCTGCCAGATCTAAATGTAAAACTGTCAAACGTGAAAATCATTTATCTTTATCACAAGTATTCACTGTATGTTCAGGTGTACACGGTGATTTTCTTGCTTCTTTGCGTTTAAAAAAAGAAGTTTTTCCAATTATGCAAAGTGACGAGATTTCAAGAACTGCTATGAAAGATATGCTCATTTGCTCATATGCTGAAAGCTTGCTAAGAAAGCACAAGCGTGCTCAAATAAGAAATGTTATCTCAAATAAAATGAGAGAATTGGGACGACTTCTTATAAGTTTGAGAAATACAACTGGAATTCAACTACTATTTGATGCTTTGAAACCACagttttttgataatattgtcgGAGCTGTAAAAGTTATTAGCGGATATTGTGAAGAAACCAAAACCTTTCAAGCGAGCAGTTTGGCACTACACATGGGGACCACGCTTAAACAAGTTTGTGACATAGCTACAAAGAATATTATACAGAAAAGTCCTATTATAATCTGTACTACTGCCGAAGAAAGTCTTAAAGACATTAAGCGTTTAAAAAATCTTATTGAAAACCATTGGACATCTGAGATTTCAAGCCTTGCACtgaaaaatttaaaggaaaaTAATTATGTTTCTCCAAAATTGTTGCCATTGACCCAAGATGTTATAAAATTCCAAACTTTTGTAATGAACGAAGCCCATGAAGCTTCAGATGCATTGAAGAAGAATATCCACATTAAGTTGAACTATCGAAAGCTGATCGAGTCTGTCTTAGCATTgacattattaataaatagaaagCGCATTGGGGAAATTCAGTACCTAAAAACCGAGACTTATAATTCAACAGTCAGTGAAAACCAGCAAACCGAGTTTCTAGATTGTCTTTCAAAAACTGAACAAACTTTGTGCAAGAATTACAAAAGAGTAGTGACCGGTGGAAAAGGAAGCAGACCTGTTGCAATTTTATTTCCACCGGACCTTCAGAAATTCATTGAACTTCTTCTAAGTTTCCGAAGTATTTGTGTGACTCCGACAAATCCGTATTTATTTGGTAATCCTAACACAGAGCTGTGGTTGAGTGGCTATCATATTGTGAAAAAGCTGGCGACAAAAGCTGATGTTTCGGATACAACTCTGTTTACATCAACCCGTTTAAGAAAACAAATTGCCACATTATTGCAAGCAATCAATATTAAGGATGACGAAATGGAACAGTTTGCTACTTTCATGGGACACGCCAAAAAAGCACATGAATCGTATTATAGGTAattataaattcaatttttttatcatttttatcaACGACCATTTAAAAACTACATTCACTTGTGTTTTATCAAGTATAATGATGAACTTTATTTAGTCGTGAATAATGAATCATAATTCACAGGTCATAAATAAATGACAATTTgagtttatttatataaaaatacaaCAACTTACATctgaagaaaaaataaaaaacttcttaCACCGTAGGGGATCGAACCTTATATGTTTAGAATAGTATTTGGGGTTTAAAATCTTAATTTCATTGCTTTTGTTCCAATTAAACAAGTTACACCAAAATCAAGTAGTATCTACTacatttttgatttaaaaaaattcatgtgTAGTACAAAAACGTTTTCATtttgctttatttatttaaaaaccgtGCTTATTACCTATTTTTTGTGGCACTGTCCATATTTCGCATacatttttaatgggaaagttcTGTTTTCCAATCCTCTTTTAAAAAACAGAAACTAAAGGTCAGTCTACTTGGCTACATACTCAAATGTACGTACTTCTGATACTTTAACTAGTTCTGTCTCGTAGGCTTCCTCAAGACTTGTATCAGACAGCAAAAGTTGCCAAATTACTTATCGCTGTTAATAGTGGACAAGTAGCAAAGTATAAAGGAAAATCCCTTGACGAAATAACTTTGTCAGACAATGAATCATTGCTGGATGAGACTGAAGCAGAAAAACCTTTATTTCATGGTAAGaaattcataattatttattttcttttaaggTACCAGAATGAAGGAAACTTTTTTATGACAATAAAGTTTTTTGTAAAATCAACAACATAAATTCCAATACCGTAAAAGTGAATattttgtttgaaaattaatAGGTTAATGAAATCGTTTGTTATTTGCTGTCATTAGAACACGAAGTACTGCGCCAAATTCATTGCTGTAATATTGATTCGGAACACAAACAATAGTGcaatgaaaatttttaaatttcagtttattttcaaaattcgccCCGTTAAAAAAATATAGATGCTTAAATTTTCAGTTAATACGTTAACTAGTATCTACGAAATATGGAGGAATTTAAAACATGCTTTACTCACCACGTAACTTTAGCAAATCAGGTTGATATTTCATTAGGATTACtagaaaaaattaatatatgcagtagggtggttcgaaaaaaacgcTTTTTCGAATTCGGTATCCGATTACCCCTCAAAAGTTGCAGTTTTGTACCCTGAATtcgggaaaaataataaaaaaattctaaattATCATCTATAGTTCGCGCATGTCGCCTAAAGttacgaaaaaatcaatttttgtcaaaaatttttaaattttataaatttggtttttttaattttttcttgttGTGAAACTATAAAAAAGGATTGTTTATAgtgtattttcaataaaaaaaaaatatttatacgtTTTTTACATCACTTTTAGTTCATATCTTAGGTCCAAAATAGTGTTAATTTAGCATGAAATGGCCATTTACACCATGTTATTTAATATTCATAAATTGAATTATAACTGAAATACCTGGACTCGATCGAAGCCATGTTTTTCTTTCTTCTTCCACCATTAAAGGATTATTTCTTCCTTAATAAAACATCACAAACTTATGTGCAGCTCTTAGCTCGTCTCAAAGACATTGAAACTACCCAGAATTCACCACGGGGAGGTGGCTGCCCTTCGAGTTCCACCCACTCCCTACCCAACCATCCATCCAAATGTAGGggtgttttttacaatatttacatatttacaTTCACCAATTCTTGGCTAGCATGATAGTGAATTTAAGTTTACTTATCATCTTTAGACATTGTCTTGAATTCACTTTTAAAGTTAAACGATGGCATGACTGATCTTGAGAGCAGTGTTGCTCTTATGAAACCATCTCTGTTTTCTTCCCCGCAAACTTTTGTACAAGACTCAGTTACCAGTTTTACTATTCTTTCCACATTTTGAGTATGGCAAGGAAAATTCATCAGGTCAAACTCCGGCAAAACATTACTACCAATTAGTTGTTCTAAGCTCTCATTTGACACATGGTTCATTGTTGGAGGAGGTGAAAGTTTACACCGAGACCAGTCAATCAGTTCAATGTAATCTGAAGCAGCAAAATTGATGGTCGGAGGTTGAAATGTACGCATGGATTTCCCTTTGGGCTCTTGATTTCTAGCTTTTAGCAACCTTTGAAAAGCTAACTGCCGAACATGGATTCTTTCGTCTACTGCCATTGATATTAACATATTTTCCGGATGACAAAAGAAAGCATTCCTCTGCATCACAGGATCAGTGATATGCTTTACACTATCGGGTAGCTGACGTGACGACTGAATAGCTTTGAAGATGTGCTTGGGTCCAAACTTCACTGATGGATGCCTTTTGATTTCAAACCAAACTGGGGCGTATACTTTCATAATGTAGTCTACAAGCATCTTAAGTCCTTCAGAGGGTGTCACTTCAGATATGTATAGTCTTAGTGTCCTATTTGCACATGTCAACCACCTAGAATGACTAAGAGGACCAGGATCTTTCACAGCAAGATCTGAAGGACACTCTCCTGTCTTCACTGCTTGATACATGTCAAGTAAGTACTTTTGGTCCTTGCTCAAGTCAGTTTTTGTTATGTTTATATCTTCACCAGTGATTGTTTCAAAATTAACAACCGGGCGTTTTTCACAGTTCAATAAAAGTCTGCCAATTGTTCCTGAGAAACTTGTTGGCCCTGAAGTCTTACCATCTACACTGTCAAACAAATGTCTCAGCGGCAGTTCATTGAAATGAAGCAAGCATATGAACCATTGCACTGGGCGGCAAAGTTTAATCTCAAGATTACGTATTGCACCGTTTTTCCAACCTGTATTTGTTGCTGTGCCGTCACATCCAACAGCAACAAGCTCATGTACTTTCCACCAGGCTCTTGTACTAAACTTATGTGCTCTTCCTTCTTCAGTCTCCGATACATTTTATTACCAATTTTTTCTTGGAAATAAACATTGTCCTTCCTCCCATCAAAATATACCCCATATATCTTAGCACTGTTATTTTCGGTTTGTAAGGACTCTCGAACTTTATGTTTTTCACGTCTGATCTTGCTCTTGTCTATTACAAGCGATAAATCTCCTTCATTGATTAAGCCGAGGTCTTGTAAAACACTTGAAGCGATAGCGGCAGTGGCTCTATCTGATATCCCGTATCTATCACTCATCAATGCAGTCGCAGGAAGTTTAATTCGCATTTGAGAGGTCGATGGTAAACTGTCACTGTCATCTCCGCGATTCTCGATTAGAATGTCATGTAAAGGTTCACTTGTAATATCTGTTTTACTGGCATTAACATCAGGTTCATCAATTTTAGGTTTCTTACAGATTTGTAATCGTTGATCTTTTTTAATTAACTTATTTGTCTCTACTCTGTCCAAGGAACCAATATACCTTAACCTCATATTTCGTTGGTCATAGATAAATTCTCTCTCAATAATAGGGATTTTCTTTTCCTTATCACACCTACAATCCATAACTATTTTACAATTACAAGAGTTTGGACTCTTACCACATGAACACGTAAAATGCATACCTAACACATTTGCAGAAAGCaatgtcaaaaagtttgttaTTGGCTTCACTGACAAACTCGTTAAGCTTTTTCTTAAAGTTAGGTTTTTGTTTATCACGATTGAATGATTTTTTCAAAGTAAAATACTTGTCATGCAAATCTTTAATTAATTTTACAACACGTTGATGACTTACAG from Diabrotica virgifera virgifera chromosome 5, PGI_DIABVI_V3a includes these protein-coding regions:
- the LOC126885447 gene encoding uncharacterized protein LOC126885447, with the protein product MGFFRRTYLRRHRKQCPARSKCKTVKRENHLSLSQVFTVCSGVHGDFLASLRLKKEVFPIMQSDEISRTAMKDMLICSYAESLLRKHKRAQIRNVISNKMRELGRLLISLRNTTGIQLLFDALKPQFFDNIVGAVKVISGYCEETKTFQASSLALHMGTTLKQVCDIATKNIIQKSPIIICTTAEESLKDIKRLKNLIENHWTSEISSLALKNLKENNYVSPKLLPLTQDVIKFQTFVMNEAHEASDALKKNIHIKLNYRKLIESVLALTLLINRKRIGEIQYLKTETYNSTVSENQQTEFLDCLSKTEQTLCKNYKRVVTGGKGSRPVAILFPPDLQKFIELLLSFRSICVTPTNPYLFGNPNTELWLSGYHIVKKLATKADVSDTTLFTSTRLRKQIATLLQAINIKDDEMEQFATFMGHAKKAHESYYRLPQDLYQTAKVAKLLIAVNSGQVAKYKGKSLDEITLSDNESLLDETEAEKPLFHVHILGPK